Sequence from the Paeniglutamicibacter cryotolerans genome:
GTGAAGCCGCAACGCTAGTTGTGGTGGAGTCATCGTTGAAATACCACTCTGGCTGTACCGGTCACCTAACTTCGGCCCATGATCTGGGTCAGGGACAGTGCCTGATGGGTAGTTTAACTGGGGCGGTTGCCTCCTAAAAAGTAACGGAGGCGCCCAAAGGTTCCCTCAGCCTGGTTGGCAATCAGGTGTCGAGTGTAAGTGCACAAGGGAGCTTGACTGTGAGAGCGACAGCTCGAGCAGGGACGAAAGTCGGGACTAGTGATCCGGCGGCACGTTGTGGAACGGCCGTCGCTCAACGGATAAAAGGTACCTCGGGGATAACAGGCTGATCTTGCCCAAGAGTCCATATCGACGGCATGGTTTGGCACCTCGATGTCGGCTCGTCGCATCCTGGGGCTGGAGTAGGTCCCAAGGGTTGGGCTGTTCGCCCATTAAAGCGGTACGCGAGCTGGGTTTAGAACGTCGTGAGACAGTTCGGTCCCTATCCGCTGCGCGCGCAGGAAATTTGAGAAGAGCTGTCCTTAGTACGAGAGGACCGGGACGGACGAACCTCTGGTGTGTCAGTTGTACTGCCAAGTGCACCGCTGATTGGCTACGTTCGGAAGGGATAACCGCTGAAAGCATCTAAGCGGGAAGCCCACTTCGAGATGAGATTTCCACGCACAATTTGTGTGAGAGGCCCCCAGCAGACCACTGGGTTGATAGGCGGGACGTGGAAGCGGGGACCAAAGACCCGTGAAGCCGACCCGTACTAATAGGCCGATGACTTACACCACAAACACCACCCTTCGTGGGTGGCAAGATACGCTGCGTCCACTATGCGGTCCCGAGACAACAACCGTCTCCAGGACTGAACCAAACAGATCCATGCACCCTTCGTCCTTGACGGGCGGTGGATGGGTCGGGGCAGGAAACTGCCCGCATGAACCACAGCATGACTGTGACCTTGATTTTCCCCACCCGGGTCCCCCCGGATGCGTGGAGCACGGGTTACGGCGGTCATAGCGTGGGGGAAACGCCCGGTCCCATACCGAACCCGGAAGCTAAGCCCCACTGCGCCGATGGTACTGCACTCGGGAGGGTGTGGGAGAGTAGGACACCGCCGAACATCTTTTCAGAGCCCATCCCCGGACCACCAGGTCCGGGGATGGCGTCGTTTAACCAGAAAACCAATCCGAGAGTTATGCCAGGTGTCCAAAAACACCAGTCGATTCAATGGCGGGCCCCCAAGCTTCCTGGAGATAGGGAAGGTTAGGCCCAAAGCCTTCGGGAGTACTGTGCACAATGACGATCGCCTGCCGGCTGTTTAGACGGAGCTTTTGGTAGCACGTGCGTAACGATCCGGTAGCACGCGTGTAAGCAACCGGTAGCGCTTCGGGACGTTCAAAGTCAGGATTGCTTTCACCCACGACACCAGGTCGGGGACAGTGAAAGGAAGACTGACGGTAATGGCTGACTACAGACACATCATGGCCCTGCTGGTGCAGGGCCATTCGTACCGACAGGTCCAAGGCAGGGCAGGCTGCTCGCACCGCACGATCGCCAAGGCCAGCCGGGTCCTTGCCGATCAAAAGCTGACCACCCGTGAGCAGATCGACGCGCTCACCGATGAGGACCTCGACCGGCTGTTCGACGACGGCCGCAAGGCCGTGAGCGGTGAGTTCGTCCCCGTCAATGTCGAGGCCGTGGTGAAGGCACGCATCGGTCGGAAGAAGCCACCGTTGAAAGTCTTGTGGGCCCGCTACCTGGACACCGCGCACACAGACTCCGCCCGGTTTTACGGCTATGAGCGGTTCTGCCAGATTATTGCCGAGCACGTCAAGGTCAACGACCTGACCAGCCCGCTGTCCCACGAACCCGGACACACGATGCAGGTCGACTGGGCCGGCACCAAGATGCAGCTGACCGATCCGATCACCCAGGAAACCACGAAGGTCTCGCTCTTCGTGGCGTCCTTACCGTATTCGGGAATGATCTTCGCCTACGGGTCCCTGGATGAGAAGCTTCCCGCCTGGTGCCAGCTGCACCGGAAGGCCTTTGAATACTTTGAGGGTGTCAGCCAGCTGGTCATTCCCGATAACGCCTCGACCGCATCGAACCAGATCAGCCGGTATGAAAAGGCCCGGGATGTGAACCAATCCTATGAGGCCTTCCTTGAGTACTATCAAACCGCGGCAGTCCCGACCGGCGCGTATAAGCCGCAGGAGAAAGGCAACGTCGAGGCGGGGGTTAAGGTCTCGACCAATTGGATCATCCACTACCTGCAGGGGCGGCGTTTCGCGGGTCTGGATGAGCTGAACGAGGCCGTGGCCGAACAGGTGGAGATGATCAATGACCGCACGCCCTTTCGCGGGGAGAACCGCTCCCGACGCGATTGGTTCCAGGATGCTGAACGCCACGAACTCATCGGCCTCCCGGCCGAGCCGTGGCAGCAGGTTTACTGGCGCAAGGCGAAAGTCTCCAGGGACTGGCACGTGCAGGTCGACACGGTTAAATATTCGGTTCCGCACCAGCTCGCCGGGCAGATCCTGGACGTGCGGATCGTGGGTGAGCAGGTCACCGTGCTTGCCGGTGGGCTCGTGGTTGCTTCGCACCGGCGTGGTGCGCAGCGTCATTCCTACGTCACCGATCCCGAACATGCGCCGCACGGGTATGAGGACATCTCACTGCTCTGGACCCGTGCCTATTTCATCCGGCAAGCAACAAAGGTCGGCCCCTACACGGTTCAGGCGCTGGCTCGGTTGCTGGATCGGAAAAAGATCGAAGCGCAGGGCTACCGCTCCTGCATGAACATCCTGGCACTGGGCAAGGGCAACAACCGCGCCCTGCTGGAGCAGGCCTGCCATGACCTCTGCGTGCAAGACGAGCGGAACCCTGTCAGTTATACCGCGCTCAAACATCGCATCACCGCCCTGCGGGCGGCCTACGCCGGGCGTCCGGGCGTGAGCGCACCGGCATCGCCGCAGTCCGGCGCGGGGCCGGTGACCGCGGGTGCCAGGGATACCAGCAGCGCCCATCTGGGCGGGATCTCGCAGTTCAGTCTCGAGGCCTTGAGAAGCACCGCCGCAACCGAGGAAACGAAGGAGGAGGACCATGCTTGATCATCATCTGACCGACGATGACATGGGGCTGTTTACCGGGTTGCGGATGACAGCGTTCGGCCAAAGCGTCATCGACATCGCCAACGACTCGGCCTATGACGAATGGACGTTTTCGCGCAAGGTCCGTCATGCACTGGATCAGGAGATCGCGGCCCGGGCCCAGCGTCGGGTGGTGAAGCTGCTCAAGGAATCGAAAACGCCGAACCCTGCTGCCTGTGTTGAAGACATCCACTACCTGCCGGACCGGAGCCTGAACCGGGAGGTCGTGGCACGGCTCGCGTCCTGCCAGTGGATCGAGCACACCACGAACCTGGTGATCCTGGGCAAATCAAGCGTCGGCAAATCGTATTTGGCCCAAGCCCTGGTCAACGCGGCCTGCCGGCACGACTACACGGCTCGCTACTTCCGACTTGATGACCTGGCGAACAAGCTCGCGGTTTATCGTCGGGGTG
This genomic interval carries:
- the istA gene encoding IS21 family transposase, which codes for MADYRHIMALLVQGHSYRQVQGRAGCSHRTIAKASRVLADQKLTTREQIDALTDEDLDRLFDDGRKAVSGEFVPVNVEAVVKARIGRKKPPLKVLWARYLDTAHTDSARFYGYERFCQIIAEHVKVNDLTSPLSHEPGHTMQVDWAGTKMQLTDPITQETTKVSLFVASLPYSGMIFAYGSLDEKLPAWCQLHRKAFEYFEGVSQLVIPDNASTASNQISRYEKARDVNQSYEAFLEYYQTAAVPTGAYKPQEKGNVEAGVKVSTNWIIHYLQGRRFAGLDELNEAVAEQVEMINDRTPFRGENRSRRDWFQDAERHELIGLPAEPWQQVYWRKAKVSRDWHVQVDTVKYSVPHQLAGQILDVRIVGEQVTVLAGGLVVASHRRGAQRHSYVTDPEHAPHGYEDISLLWTRAYFIRQATKVGPYTVQALARLLDRKKIEAQGYRSCMNILALGKGNNRALLEQACHDLCVQDERNPVSYTALKHRITALRAAYAGRPGVSAPASPQSGAGPVTAGARDTSSAHLGGISQFSLEALRSTAATEETKEEDHA
- a CDS encoding ATP-binding protein, whose product is MLDHHLTDDDMGLFTGLRMTAFGQSVIDIANDSAYDEWTFSRKVRHALDQEIAARAQRRVVKLLKESKTPNPAACVEDIHYLPDRSLNREVVARLASCQWIEHTTNLVILGKSSVGKSYLAQALVNAACRHDYTARYFRLDDLANKLAVYRRGDAERLTFLGSLHDCDVLVLDDFLTTPISPETASELLNILAGREHRGATVVTSQFDPEDWYKSLHDAVIAESILNRIVSSSELVQLDGPNMRRRKHTGPGDEPVS